From one Paeniglutamicibacter psychrophenolicus genomic stretch:
- a CDS encoding intradiol ring-cleavage dioxygenase, giving the protein MENQTRHRTPSSGHPTYKGRALPRPAEDLEDQGLGFDVQTLLGRRSALKAFGVGALALGLAACSATADAEAPAGSGGTSAGEIPDETAGPYPGDGSNGPDVLEQSGIVRSDIRSSFGDSTTTAAGIPMTLELNIKDLANASAPFAGVAVYVWHCDREGNYSMYSAAVENENYLRGVQVADAQGTVRFTSIFPACYTGRWPHIHFEVYPDAASITDTANAIATSQVALPEDASAKAYATAGYESSVKNMAQLSLASDNVFGDDGGASQLGTVTGDVSAGYKVVLDVGVDTRTTPAAGGGAPGGGQGGTPPSGGPGGTPPSGAPGGSGS; this is encoded by the coding sequence ATGGAGAACCAGACCCGCCACCGCACACCGAGTTCCGGGCATCCCACGTACAAGGGCAGGGCCCTGCCGCGACCCGCGGAAGACCTCGAGGACCAGGGACTCGGCTTCGACGTCCAGACGCTGCTGGGGCGCCGCAGTGCATTGAAGGCGTTCGGGGTTGGGGCCCTGGCGCTGGGCCTGGCCGCCTGCAGCGCCACCGCGGATGCGGAAGCACCCGCCGGATCGGGTGGAACCTCCGCCGGGGAAATCCCCGATGAAACCGCCGGCCCCTACCCGGGTGACGGGTCCAACGGCCCGGACGTGCTGGAGCAAAGCGGCATCGTGCGCTCCGACATCCGCTCCAGCTTCGGGGACTCGACCACCACCGCGGCCGGCATCCCGATGACCCTCGAGCTGAACATCAAGGACCTGGCCAACGCCTCGGCGCCCTTCGCCGGGGTCGCCGTCTACGTCTGGCATTGCGACCGCGAAGGCAACTACTCCATGTACTCCGCCGCCGTGGAGAACGAGAACTACCTGCGCGGGGTGCAGGTCGCCGATGCACAGGGCACCGTGCGCTTCACCAGCATCTTCCCGGCCTGCTACACCGGCCGCTGGCCGCACATCCACTTCGAGGTCTACCCCGACGCGGCATCGATCACGGACACGGCCAACGCCATCGCCACCTCCCAGGTGGCGCTGCCCGAGGACGCCTCCGCGAAGGCCTATGCCACCGCCGGGTACGAGTCCTCGGTCAAGAACATGGCCCAGCTGTCCCTGGCCAGCGACAACGTCTTTGGCGACGACGGCGGTGCCAGCCAGCTGGGCACCGTCACCGGGGACGTGTCCGCCGGGTACAAGGTGGTGCTCGATGTCGGGGTGGACACCCGGACCACGCCCGCCGCAGGCGGCGGTGCCCCTGGTGGCGGCCAGGGCGGAACGCCACCCAGTGGCGGACCCGGCGGAACCCCTCCGAGCGGTGCACCCGGGGGCTCCGGCAGCTAG
- a CDS encoding TetR/AcrR family transcriptional regulator yields the protein MITSSAVPDAALRLLVEKGFDATSVDALAQAAGISRSTFFRRFGSKEEMVFADMETIIHHLETVLATSSAGPVASLVHAGLTVFDQHTARPEAAGLRHRLLLDVPSLRDRELVSIHRYERVFRNHLRDRGLYSLPNGRAMCIAFASGIVSVHNDHLRRWLRHPEDTRRPELERELTALGTLFAPVLEPQESTPAPQPTTVVITIAGGTPDTEAVLSQVREALDRNPR from the coding sequence ATGATCACCTCCTCTGCGGTTCCCGATGCCGCACTGCGCCTGCTCGTCGAAAAGGGTTTCGACGCCACGAGCGTCGATGCGCTGGCCCAGGCCGCGGGAATCTCGCGTTCCACCTTCTTCCGGCGCTTCGGTTCCAAGGAAGAGATGGTCTTCGCGGACATGGAAACGATCATCCACCACCTTGAAACAGTGCTTGCAACCTCCTCGGCCGGGCCCGTGGCCTCGCTGGTCCATGCGGGGCTGACGGTCTTCGACCAGCACACCGCCCGGCCCGAGGCCGCTGGCCTGCGCCACCGCCTGCTGCTCGATGTGCCCTCGCTGCGCGACCGCGAACTGGTCTCCATCCACCGCTACGAGCGGGTCTTCCGCAACCACCTGCGCGACCGCGGGCTGTACTCGCTGCCCAACGGGCGGGCGATGTGCATCGCCTTCGCCTCCGGGATCGTCTCGGTGCACAACGACCACCTGCGGCGCTGGCTGCGCCATCCGGAGGACACCCGCCGCCCGGAGCTGGAGCGCGAGCTGACCGCGCTGGGCACGCTGTTCGCCCCGGTGCTCGAGCCGCAGGAATCGACCCCGGCGCCCCAGCCGACGACGGTGGTCATCACCATTGCCGGCGGAACCCCGGACACCGAGGCCGTGCTCTCCCAGGTGCGCGAGGCCCTGGACCGCAACCCAAGATGA
- a CDS encoding phosphatase PAP2 family protein, translating to MSETPTLCPARYVTEILSPAILVSVLLLLQPFLTPGTTWPQALVAFLFVTGLPFAALLWMKHRGKVTDHHVGDRRQRAPVMAMAGTSLLVGALLLFVLDAPPGLFSAVGTIFLGLLVCLLANLVWKLSVHSAVAAYVSLELLTPVGQVGAALALVLAATVGWSRIELKDHTATQVLAGLVVGCAVYAAGLALP from the coding sequence ATGAGCGAAACCCCCACGCTGTGCCCAGCCCGGTACGTGACCGAAATCCTGTCCCCGGCAATCCTGGTGAGCGTGCTGTTGCTGCTGCAGCCGTTTCTCACGCCGGGAACCACTTGGCCCCAGGCCCTGGTGGCCTTCTTGTTCGTGACCGGGCTGCCATTTGCGGCGCTGCTGTGGATGAAGCACCGGGGCAAGGTCACCGACCACCACGTGGGAGATCGCCGGCAACGGGCACCGGTGATGGCGATGGCCGGAACTTCGCTGCTGGTCGGTGCCCTGTTGCTCTTTGTGCTTGACGCTCCCCCAGGTCTTTTCAGTGCCGTGGGCACCATATTCCTGGGCCTGCTTGTGTGTCTACTGGCCAACCTCGTCTGGAAGCTTTCCGTCCACAGCGCGGTGGCGGCCTATGTGTCGTTGGAGCTCCTGACGCCCGTGGGGCAGGTTGGCGCCGCGTTGGCCCTGGTCCTTGCGGCAACCGTGGGATGGTCGCGGATCGAGCTGAAGGACCACACAGCCACACAGGTCCTGGCCGGTCTTGTGGTCGGCTGCGCCGTGTATGCGGCAGGCCTTGCCCTCCCCTGA
- a CDS encoding acyl-CoA dehydrogenase family protein encodes MSIEASLSTDFPAGVVEPEYELWGEVDVDPAGLFEDIDAADREYWDRARKFGLDEVRPVIDEYWNNSDYPLGLAKRLGDLDLLRDGLTLEGYPGMSVLAAGLVNMELSRADGSVGTIAAVQAGLALRSIVYCGSPEQIEQWAPKLATAEVLGAFALTEPTHGSDSVSLETRATKVEGGYRINGEKKWIGNGSTGGITIVWARDEADKVRGFIVQQEWEGYTGTTIEGKLSLRAIWQAHIRMENVFVPDSHVLPGANSFKDTAKVLFATRLGVAWSAVGHATACYETAVQYAAQRIQFGRPLAASQIVQERLARMHSELSTMQLMVMQATRREEAGTLTPVQASLAKFTCTRIARTIASNARDLLGGNGILLQNRVARHIADIEAIHTYEGTETVQALIIGRSITGISAFA; translated from the coding sequence ATGAGCATCGAAGCCAGCCTCAGCACCGATTTCCCCGCAGGGGTCGTTGAACCCGAGTACGAACTCTGGGGCGAGGTGGACGTCGATCCTGCCGGCCTCTTCGAGGACATCGATGCGGCCGACCGCGAATACTGGGACCGTGCGAGGAAGTTCGGGCTCGATGAGGTCCGCCCGGTCATCGACGAATACTGGAACAACTCCGACTACCCGCTGGGCCTGGCCAAGCGCCTCGGCGATCTGGACCTGCTGCGCGACGGACTCACTCTCGAGGGCTACCCCGGGATGAGCGTGCTCGCCGCCGGGCTGGTCAACATGGAACTCTCCCGCGCCGACGGATCGGTGGGCACCATCGCCGCGGTGCAGGCCGGGCTGGCGCTGCGCTCCATCGTCTACTGCGGCTCCCCCGAACAGATCGAGCAGTGGGCACCGAAGCTTGCCACCGCCGAGGTGCTCGGCGCCTTCGCGCTGACCGAACCCACCCATGGCTCGGACTCGGTGTCGCTGGAAACCCGCGCCACCAAGGTGGAGGGCGGCTACCGGATCAACGGCGAGAAGAAGTGGATCGGCAACGGCTCCACCGGCGGGATCACCATCGTGTGGGCCCGCGACGAGGCCGACAAGGTCCGCGGCTTCATCGTGCAGCAGGAGTGGGAGGGTTACACCGGCACCACGATCGAGGGCAAGCTTTCCCTGCGCGCCATCTGGCAGGCGCACATCCGCATGGAAAACGTGTTCGTCCCCGACTCGCACGTGCTGCCCGGGGCCAACAGCTTCAAGGACACCGCCAAGGTCCTCTTCGCCACCCGGCTGGGCGTCGCCTGGTCCGCGGTGGGCCACGCAACCGCCTGCTACGAGACCGCGGTGCAGTACGCTGCCCAGCGCATCCAGTTCGGCCGCCCGCTGGCAGCCAGCCAGATCGTCCAGGAACGCCTGGCCCGCATGCACTCGGAGCTGTCCACCATGCAGCTGATGGTCATGCAGGCCACCCGCCGCGAGGAAGCCGGCACGCTGACCCCGGTGCAGGCCTCGCTGGCCAAGTTCACCTGCACCAGGATCGCGCGCACCATCGCGTCCAACGCCCGCGACCTGCTCGGCGGCAACGGCATCCTGCTTCAGAACCGCGTGGCCCGGCACATCGCCGACATCGAGGCGATCCACACCTACGAGGGCACCGAGACCGTGCAGGCACTGATCATCGGCCGCTCGATCACCGGGATCTCCGCCTTCGCCTAA